The genomic region CAAGAATATTGCAGAACTAATTTTAGTCTGGTCTTTCCTTGGTCTTCTCTGACTTAGTTTGCTGCCAAGGCTGGAATAAATGtcagtgcaaaataaaaaaaacataatgataAAACAAATTAACAGGATCCCCTTTActgaaggatagaggataagatgtctgatcgcggatgcCCATTGCTGAGACCCTctacaatctccctgcagcacccgcattctatgcgggtgctgaatctccagtttcggaaacctcagggtttccgggactggggacgtgacgccacgccccctccattcatctctatgggagggggcgtgacggccgtcacgccccctcccatagacatgaatggagggggcatggcgtgacgtcacatccccagtctcggaaactcggaggtttccgaaattggagtttcagcacccgcatagaatgcgggtgctgcagggagattgtagagggtctcagcagtgggcatccgcgatcagacatcttatccccaaaggataggggataaaatgtttttgcccggaatacccctttaagcatctaaACTGGAAAGGCAGTCATAGCGCCTTAGCACTGCAGTGCAACAAAGTAAACTACACAATGAAAAAACATAGCAGATTAGTACTGGAGAGAATCTGTCTGCTGTAAATGATGCCTAGAACTGACCACAGTGTTGAAAATACTGTAGGGAAATACATGACATGGTATCCCTGATGTAGCTGGTGATTTATCTACAATttataaaatcacttttttagtGCCATATTCAGGGCTtacgtcctgcaggaacgcatggaaacggagttcctgcactttttccacagcagaaacactgttcccattaagtGGAAATATTGGGTGCtttcccacactttttccccaGGACCTGACCCCTGGCCACATTCAAATGTTTAAAAGATTGTGCCAAGCTATAAAGAGCTACAAGCAGTTACACCTATTCTTTCCTTCTTCCCTCCTTGAGTGACGTACTGAAATCCTGCACTTGCGCCATGAATGCCAACAGCAGCGCATGTACAGTGAAATTGTCAACTGCAGGCGCTGACTCCCATTGGCCTCAACAATGCAGTCACAGGATTTCAGTACAGGGCTCATGTATTATTCAAGCCCTATATGTCTGTCAAGGGGAAGGGGCAGAGAGAGGGAGTGACGAGACGTGCCAAGCTGCACTCCTCAGCAGCCTAGAACTTAAAAATGTGGATTCCCTTTTAACATCAGTAACAGGACCTTGACTGTACATCCCCCGATTCTCTCTGTACATCCCATTATTTTCTTCCTAAAAATGTTATTAGCAGAGTCATCGGGAAATAAACACCCTGTATTACCCATAATTGGCACAGTAGCACAAACCTGTCAGAAAGTTCTATAGTTCTTTTGGGCAAATTTTTGTAGCTTTTTTGCTGTAAAAGAACCAAAAGGTCTAACAACAGAAATATTAAAACATTTTGCAAATGATTAGATTTAGTGCTGCCAAATAGTGCTTAAATATCTTTACTcagtaggtcatgcagatgctttacatgtcatttttatgtatcgaccttctgtatttggctcacaaatccctctgttttgctgctcactcattcttatACCcattgctcaggaaggggcaagtccaaggcaagcactgaaccCACCCTCACACACTATGCATTCCCTTCCTCCCCGAGTccccgagtctgctgtgctgtgctgggtctcttcatcaatgcaaactgctctgtaaccccttcctctctgttttcatgctgcagtctaatagataggacaggagtgagcacagagtgcTAATCCTGCctccacttcctggactttgtcccagctgggacaaagatgatgctgcagccagacaggattatgttctggatggtatggggacgcctagtggtcttttttttattttttatatgacatgatttctataaaacatttttaagtatattagaaaggctaatgtttcgccaagatgtacaacatataaaaagtttttaacttCCCATTTAAAGTAACATCAGTGGTAAAGTGGTAAATAGCCAGTAGAGTAAAACTTTCAAAATAAATTTGGTAAACATGCTCCACATTTTGAGTTGTGTGAAGCAATTtgatatccctgtttttttttttgtttggcaaCATCAGGGACTcattttatctgtatactgcaccacCCCACCCTCCACTTACATGGTGGAGTCCATATCCAAGGGAGATCTGGACAGGGCTGGACTACCGCCTAGACATCTGCAGTGGAAATCACACATTTGTAGTGTATACATAAAGCTTGGATAGATGCTGTGTCTTTTCATGCAAATAAATCTGTGTTATTTTCTCTCAGGTATGAGGACCAAGGCTGAAGTAAATGTAAGAAGTAAATGTAAGAAGAGTAATGTATACAAGACATCGCACATGTAGATACACAGTTATATAAGTCATCTGAGCTTTGTGGTTGCTTTAACACTTTTTAGAATTTGAAACAATGAGAAAAACATATTTGTAGTTTCACAAGCTTGATCAGAATCCCATGTCTAGGTTTTTGTTTgactgagacttaaaggggtactccggtggaaaactttttttttttttttaatcaactggtgccagaaagttacttctataaaaaaatcttaatccttccaatacttatcagctgctgaatactacagaggaaattattttatttttagaacacagagctctctgctgacatcatgaccacagtgctctctgctgacatctctgtccattttaggaactgtccagagcatcatatatttgctatggggattttctcctactctggacagttcttaaaatgtgcttgtgatgtcagcagagagctctgtgttccaacaagaaaataatttcctctgtagtattcagtagctaataagtactggaaggattgagattttttaaaagaagtaatttacaaatctgtttaactttctggcaccagttgatttaaaaagaaaaaagttttccaccggagtacccctttaaaggaaaattgtcagcaagtttacccacactaaacccaatacactgggttatagtgtgggtgaacaggagttgaTACAGGGGTCACTTTTTTTGGCGCCTGTAAAGTTCCTTACTTCTGTACCTCCCGCACTGAAGCTTCTAAGCCCGCCCCCCATTTTATAAATATTCATTATattcaactccacgtcctagcGTCGTGGAGTCACATATCCCTGAGCGCAGCGCTCTGATTGCAGCGCGCATGAGCACGATGGTGTGAGTGTACAGCTATTGAAGCCTCGTTACCCCCGAATTCCGGGTGTAGCGAGGGGGTAGCGAGGGAGTGGCTCTGCGCAGAGgaacaatagtaaaaaaaaaagctgagctTGCACGTCATGCACTCTCTGCAATCAGAGCGCCGCGCTCAGGGGATATGTGACTCCACGTCgctaggacgtggagttgaagataATGAATATTTACAAAACGGGGGCGGGCTTAGAAGCTTCAGTGCGGGAGGCTGAAGCAGATGGGCGGCGGGGTTCCCACCTTGAAGCGCATATTATAGACAGAAGTAAGGGACTTTACAGACACATAACTCGATGGCTACTGGAcaaaaaaaagtaagtgacccctgtatcaactcctgttcacccacactataacccagtgcattgggtttagtgtgggtgaacttgctgacagttttcctttaagggaatTGTGTCACCTACATTTTTTCTTACTAATTAATGTCAGATACTGACACATATTTCTTTTCTCCTacctttttttatgattttagtttttctttctcttatttttttctattcttgATCATGTGGATAGCCATGTTGACTCATTTGctcttttaacagcatttagagataaaGTATATTTTACAGCAGTCACATAAACCATAGAAACCTGTAGGAAGCTGACTAAATGATCTCTAATGTACGCTCAATCTCTAATTTTGAGTTTTCCCTGACCTACTGTGTGTAGACTAGAAGCTATGATGActcctatacactgcacacacagaaaaGGGGATCCTGATTCTGCATATCTTTATACACACCATCAGAAGCAGTAGAAGTATGAAGGACATTATAGAGTATCACTGTGCAGTGTAAGCAGTACCTGTTCACAGGTTGTTTATGGTATTGCAGGTCAGCCCAATTTACTTCAGTGGCGCCTAGCTTTAATACCAGACACGACCCAATGACAGATATGAAAGAAAACAGTCATGTTTCTAATCATGTGCAGTCgttctaaaggggtattctgttgcTAGAAATCTTATCCTATATCTacgggatagggtataagtgtttgaATGCTGGGCATATgggagtccgactgctgggaccctgcgatctcctgccggGCACCCCATAATCTGCATGCACGGAGCCCGAAgttgtggccaacacgccccctccatatatttctatgggagatatggagataaaaaacgCTGTATCTCTgcatctcccatagacatgaatggagagggtgtgacaACCATTGCCGCTCCGAAGCCTAGCACAGCCGTTGTTCTGAAATGTTCTGGGCCGTAAATTGCAGGGGtctcagcggttggaccccctgcaattagacatcttatcccctatcctttggataggggataagatgtctaggaccggagtacccctttaatattgttaaTATGACTACCCCTGTATACATCAGAACACTGTGCTCTAAcctaattttgtttgttttttatttccagTAGCCGAAAATGAAACGAGAATTTGCAGGAAGCAATGTTACCTTGGACTCTAATGCTACAATGATGGCTTCTTTTAACTCCTCGACTGATTTACAACAATGCCATCCACCCTATGATGATAGCGCCATTTTTGTCATTATACTTTATAGTATTGTCCTAGTCATTGGAGTTCCGGCTAACATTTTGACCTTGTGGCTGACATTTTTACAAATATGGCGTAAAAACGTGCTGGCTGTGTACCTGTTCAGTCTTTCCCTGAGTGAACTCATGTACCTCGGGACAATACCACTTTGGATTATCTATGTAAAAAACAACCATATGTGGCAATGGGGAGCAATGGCTTGCAAAATTACaggatatatttttttcaacaacATATATATTAGTATTTTGCTTTTGTGTTGCATTTCTGTGGATCGCTACTTGGCCGTGGAATATGCCCTAGAGTCCAGGGGGGTCAGGAGACAAAAAATTGCTATACTGGTCACTGTGGTTCTTTGCTGCTTGGTGGCACTTATCCATTCCCCAGTCTTTATTATCAGTGATGGTGAGCAAACGGATGGCCAAACCACTTGTTTTGAAACCTTGCCTATACCGTCACACATCGCTCATTTCTATGTTGCTAGGTTCATCATTGGATTTTTAGTTCCTCTAGCAACGCTGATTTTTACCAACTCTGTGATAAAAAAGAGGATCGAgacaagttgtagttttaccaatCAGCAGAAGACCAAAGTCAAGTATCTAGCTATAACCATCATAATTATATTCATGATCTGCTTCGCTCCTTATCACTTTGTGTTGCTCACCCGGGGTATTGCTTACTACTTAAAAGAGAATTCAGAAAACTTCTGTGATTTTGAAGAGGAGATATACACGGCCTATTCTATATTTCTTTGCCTGGTCACGGTAAATAGTGTGGCAGATCCTTTCATCTATGTATTGGTTAGTGAAAATGTAAGGAAAGATTTCTGTAGAGCCATGAAGGGCTGGAGAAGACAACTGTCCATCAATAACAGTACCTTTCCACATACCCACAATTCTAGAGATATACACGTGGACAAAGAGTATTCTTCACAAAGTGGATATGGGATAACAGATATACTGCAGGACAGAGACTGATCCAATGGTGGACTGttgaaaaatacaaaataattgtgatgctcataatttttattttatttatgttatttattttttcagcaaATATGTAAATATCCATCACTGCTCGTTTTCCTTACACAATTCACCTTTAATAAATTCCAAGTGAAAGAATTCTAAGGTCTGATAGATGACTTATTTTTAAGGTGTGTATATGAACCTGGAAAATTGTATCTTGATGTGacagtgtattaaaggggtactccggcgctaagacatcttatcccctatccaaagcatagggaataagatgtctgatcgcgggggtccccattgtgacgtcacggacccgccctcgtgtgacgtcacgctccgccccctcaatgcaagcctatgggagggggtgtgacagctgtcacagctgtcacgccccctcccataggcttgcattgagggggcggagcgtgacatcacacaggggcgggccgtgatgtcacaatgctccggcccctgtggtcgccagtaatcagacctggagcgagcgtgctccgggga from Hyla sarda isolate aHylSar1 chromosome 11, aHylSar1.hap1, whole genome shotgun sequence harbors:
- the GPR132 gene encoding probable G-protein coupled receptor 132 isoform X1, with product MLQAPKEPKMKREFAGSNVTLDSNATMMASFNSSTDLQQCHPPYDDSAIFVIILYSIVLVIGVPANILTLWLTFLQIWRKNVLAVYLFSLSLSELMYLGTIPLWIIYVKNNHMWQWGAMACKITGYIFFNNIYISILLLCCISVDRYLAVEYALESRGVRRQKIAILVTVVLCCLVALIHSPVFIISDGEQTDGQTTCFETLPIPSHIAHFYVARFIIGFLVPLATLIFTNSVIKKRIETSCSFTNQQKTKVKYLAITIIIIFMICFAPYHFVLLTRGIAYYLKENSENFCDFEEEIYTAYSIFLCLVTVNSVADPFIYVLVSENVRKDFCRAMKGWRRQLSINNSTFPHTHNSRDIHVDKEYSSQSGYGITDILQDRD
- the GPR132 gene encoding probable G-protein coupled receptor 132 isoform X2, encoding MKREFAGSNVTLDSNATMMASFNSSTDLQQCHPPYDDSAIFVIILYSIVLVIGVPANILTLWLTFLQIWRKNVLAVYLFSLSLSELMYLGTIPLWIIYVKNNHMWQWGAMACKITGYIFFNNIYISILLLCCISVDRYLAVEYALESRGVRRQKIAILVTVVLCCLVALIHSPVFIISDGEQTDGQTTCFETLPIPSHIAHFYVARFIIGFLVPLATLIFTNSVIKKRIETSCSFTNQQKTKVKYLAITIIIIFMICFAPYHFVLLTRGIAYYLKENSENFCDFEEEIYTAYSIFLCLVTVNSVADPFIYVLVSENVRKDFCRAMKGWRRQLSINNSTFPHTHNSRDIHVDKEYSSQSGYGITDILQDRD